The region ACAacaacttcttcttcttcttcttcttctttcttcttcctttctagTAAAGtcttcatgattgaagatagtCGCACTGCCTGACACACTGAGACGTACTGGTGTCTTTTAATTGGGTTGACAGGACCTACagctgtaaaacaaaaaaacttcttcttctttcttcttcctttctagTACAAtcttcatgattgaagatagtCGCACTGCCTGACACACTgagacgaaccccttctctttgagATAAGTGTGTACTGGTTTCTTTTCCTTGTGTTGACAGGACCTACAGCTGTAAGTCCAATCCGAAGggtgaagcaatggttaaaggaacacgttgccttggatcggtcgagctggtctttgaaaagcgtttgtaaccgttttttataaaatgcatatgggcagaaagatgttgtaaaagtagaatacaatgatccacacaaacatgcctcgaaattgcgtggtttttgttttacctcgtcgactaacacggtcggccatttatgggagtcaaatttttgactcccataaatggccggccgtgttagttcgcacagtaaaatgaaaaccacgcaatttcgaggcaaacttgtgtggatcattgtgttctacttttaaaacatctttccaaccgtatgcattttataaaaaacggttacaaacgctttctatagaccaactcgtccgatccaaggcaacgtgttcctttaagtgtcttgcttaattaaggatacaagtgtcacgaccgagacGTGAACCAACACTTAGATCAGATACAGCAAAGACActaagtattttgttttcattttgttataatGCAGTGGTTCAACTGGGAAGCCGAAGGGTGTTGTACACACGCAAGCAGGGTACCTACTCTACGCTGCGACAACCTTCAAGTACTCCTTTGACTACCACGAGGGAGACATTTATTGGTGTACGGCAGACATTGGGTGGATTACCGGCCACACCTACGTGGTGTACGGGCCGATGGCCAACGGAGCCACCAGCGTTATGGTTGGTTTCTTAACACTTGAGAATTTCAAGAAGTTCTTTAACTACACAATTTCTTTACCATTGCATTTAAAAATATTCAATATTTCTATATTTGCGTGTCATTTTTCGTTTGTAGTTTTGTAGtgattttaaactgatttctatacttttctttttaatcaTGATAATTACTTTgtgtttaaagttttttttttttaatgttactCTGTAGAACCAtggattatgttttttttatggattGGGCACTTTATAAATTTTTGCTTTGTTATTGTAATTAAGAAGAAGAATCTGTTTTGTTATAAAGTTCCTCACATTTTCTGTTTGTTCGTGTCCACAGTATGAAGGGGTACCCACTTACCCAGATGCAGGGCGCTGTTGGGAGATTACCGATAAGTAtaatgtaaatctcttttaCACGGCGCCCACCCTCATCCGATCTCTCATGAAGTTTGGGGAGGAACCAGTAAAAAAGTGAGTAACAACATCGGTGGGAtattctttttcttgttttttctttttttcgctCCAGGAGTCACAATTTGGATAgatgtcatttattttacaaaatattttgtcaatttattaTCTTTAATTTTAAAGCCAGTCAGAGCAAATTAGTTTTACATTAATTTGGAGGTTATTCGTTCTAATCCTGATCTGGTAAATCTGTCTTTGTTCAACTGGAAATTATTTACAACCTACCCAGTCAATTTTCCCTCAACCTACCCAGTCAATTTtacttgaaacaaaatgaaattaaaataagaTTTGTACCGTACACTTCTCCTTTGTTCTGTAGGTACAGTCGCAAGTCGCTGAGAGTTCTTGGGACTGTAGGCGAGCCCATAAACCCAGAGGCGTGGTTGTTTTATTACAACGTCATCGGAGATGGTAGATGTGCAATCAGCGACACCTTCTGGCAAACAGAAACGGTAAGATGATGGAACGATAAATCCAGTCACTAAAGCAGGGATGTGATTCCTCCGCTTTTAACCAGaaatccttttttgttttacctccacccccaagaataaataaataaataaacaatttacaaCATACAAAAAATTTTGTTGAAGTTTTGTGttgtacattttttgttgtCTAAATATTATTCCTTTACCATGGTTACAGGGAGGTCATACTGTGACTGCGCTACCAGGCTGTACACCCATGAAACCTGGATCAGCAGTAAGTTGTTCAGATTTTGTTGTTGACTGTTGTACGTTCAAATGTTAATGTCAACAAGTTATGTATCATTTTGGAGAGGAAACACTCTTTCCAGCCATGATACTCTTGTCAAATTTGGTGTATGTTCAGTATTTTTTACTATTATCCAAGAAgcaacttttcttttttcagttGTTCAAGTATCTTATTTTCTTGTTTCGTCCATTTAACTCTAGATTATCATAATGGCAGCTATTAAAGTAAGAAAGTCTGATatcataaaaaagaaaattgtgtcCGGTATAACATTATAATACAAAGTGTTTTTGGTGGTGATTGCATTATTTATTAGATAAATATTTTCAGAAGTGTGAGTGAACATTGCGTGTATGTGCAGGGGCTTAGGCACATACAAGCTTTGATGGATTAAAAGTagtactttattttaaaaactggcCTTTAAACATATATCGTAGTAGAACTCAGTAGCTGAACACAAGAGATCAAACAAATTGAGCATTTTTAGAAGTCTTGATTGGTAACCAAAAactcaattgttttgtttgtgttgtagTCCTTTCCATTCTTTGGGATTGACCCTGCTGTGGTTGACGAGAATGGTGAAGAACTCAGTGGAGCGTGCGAAGGATATCTGGTAAGTTAGAAAGCAGGCAGgccatgcttcgtttttgaaggaTGCTTGATAGTCAAAGACTGTACCACGTTTGGAACAATTCAAATCtaaacttaaaacccatctttttaaatgcgctatacaagaactgctttttattattattacttataaTTTGTCACTAGGTCTTCAAGAGGCCATGGCCCGGAGTAATGAGGACTGTGTACGGAGACCATGCTCGCTATGAAGGAACTTACTTCAAACAATTCCCTGGATACTACAAGACTGGAGACGGTAAGAAACTCAacttgacccaatttcatggctctgcttaccgtaagcaaagaagcttacggaagcagggaatgctGCGCTAACGTCGAGCATGTTTCACGGTAAACAGGAAGTTTGTGCTCGTGTGTGTGCAGACTCCCCATTATAGGCATCCTTTGCTTACGCAGTAATATGGCGCGTGCACAGTAAGCCTAGAATGCAGaattggcggtaagcagagccatgatatcaACGGTTGTTTTCCCTTGTTTCTCTTGATGTCTTTCTAATATACATTAACAAACAGTAGCCAAGAACACAAGTAACCAAGAACACTGTTTTTATCCCAGCATAAAACTTAAACCCTGTTCAAGTTCTTGTCATGTTTAGGCTGCCAATATATCTGTTCATAAAACTCAAACcatgttttcttgtcatgtttaGGCTGCCAATATATCTGTTCATAAAACTCAAACcatgttttcttgtcatgtttaGGCTGCCAATATATCTGTTCATAAAACTCAAACcatgttttcttgtcatgtttaGGCTGCCAATATATCTGTTCATAAAACTCAAACcatgttttcttgtcatgtttaGGCTGCCAATATATCTGTTCATAAAACTCTAACcccattttcttgtcatgttaaggcaatcaacatacttagtacataaaactcaaaccccattttcttgtcatgttaaggcaaccaacatacttagtacataaaactcaaaccctgttttcttgtcatgttaaggcaatcaacatacttagtacataaaactcaaaccctgttttcttgtcatgttaaggcaaccaacatacttagtacataaaactcaaaccctgttttcttgtcatgttaaggcaatcaacatacttagtacataaaactcaaaccctgttttcttgtcatgttaaggcaatcaacatacttagtacataaaactcaaaccctgttttcttgtcatgttaaggcaaccaacatacttgtacataaaactcaaaccccattttcttgtcatgttaaggcaatcaacatacttagtacataaaactcaaaccctgttttcttgtcatgttaaggcaatcaacatacttagtacataaaactcaaaccctgttttcttgtcatgttaaggcaatcaacatacttgtacataaaactcaaaccccattttcttgtcatgttaaggcaatcaacatactttgtacataaaactcaaaccctgttttcttgtcatgttaaggcaatcaacatgcttagtacataaaactctaaccccattttcttgtcatgttaaggcaatcaacatacttagtacataaaactctaaccctgttttcttgtcatgttaaggcaaccaacatactagtacataaaactcaaaccctgttttcttgtcatgttaaggcaaccaacatacttagtacataaaactccaaccccattttcttgtcatgttaaggcaaccaacatacttgtacataaaactcaaaccctgttttcttgtcatgttaaggcaaccaacatacttagtacataaaactcaaaccctgttttcttgtcatgttaaggcaatcaacatacttagtacataaaactcaaaccctgttttcttgtcatgttaaggcaatcaacatacttagtacataaaactcaaaccctgttttcttgtcatgttaaggcaatcaacatacttagtacataaaactcaaaccctgttttcttgtcatgttaaggcaaccaacatacttagtacataaaactcaaaccctgttttcttgtcatgttaaggcaatcaacatacttagtacataaaactcaaaccctgttttcttgtcatgttaaggcaaccaacatacttagtacataaaactcaaaccctgttttcttgtcatgttaaggcaatcaacatacttagtacataaaactcaaaccctgttttcttgtcatgttaaggcaaccaacatacttagtacataaaactcaaaccctgttttcttgtcatgttaaggcaaccaacatacttagtacataaaactcaaaccctgttttcttgtcatgttaaggcaatcaacatacttagtacataaaactcaaaccctgttttcttgtcatgttaaggcaatcaacatacttagtacataaaactctaaccctgttttcttgtcatgttaaggcaaccaacatacttagtacataaaactcaaaccctgttttcttgtcatgttaaggcaaccaacatacttagtacataaaactcaaaccctgttttcttgtcatgttaaggcaatcaacatacttagtacataaaactcaaaccctgttttcttgtcatgttaaggcaatcaacatacttagtacataaaactctaaccccattttcttgtcatgttaaggcaaccaacatacttagtacataaaactcaaaccctgttttcttgtcatgttaaggcaaccaacatacttagtacataaaactcaaaccctgttttcttgtcatgttaaggcaatcaacatacttagtacataaaactcaaaccctgttttcttgtcatgttaaggcaaccaacatacttagtacataaaactctaaccctgttttcttgtcatgttaaggcaaccaacatacttagtacataaaactcaaaccctgttttcttgtcatgttaaggcaatcaacatacttagtacataaaactctaaccctgttttcttgtcatgttaaggcaaccaacatacttagtacataaaactcaaaccctgttttcttgtcatgttaaggcaaccaacatacttagtacataaaactcaaaccctgttttcttgtcatgttaaggcaatcaacatacttagtacataaaactcaaaccctgttttcttgtcatgttaaggcaatcaacatacttagtacataaaactcaaaccctgttttcttgtcatgttaaggcaatcaacatacttggtacataaaactctaaccccattttcttgtcatgttaaggcaatcaacatacttagtacataaaactcaaaccctgttttcttgtcatgttaaggcaaccaacatacttagtacataaaactccaaccccattttcttgtcatgttaaggcaaccaacatacttagtacataaaactctaaccccattttcttgtcatgttaaggcaatcaacatacttagtacataaaactcaaaccccattttcttgtcatgttaaggcaatcaacatacttagtacataaaactcaaaccctgttttcttgtcatgttaaggcaatcaacatacttggtacataaaactctaaccccattttcttgtcatgttaaggcaatcaacatacttagtacataaaactcaaaccctgttttcttgtcatgttaaggcaatcaacatacttagtacataaaactcaaaccctgttttcttgtcatgttaaggcaaccaacatacttagtacataaaactccaaccccattttcttgtcatgttaaggcaaccaacatacttagtacataaaactctaaccccattttcttgtcatgttaaggcaatcaacatacttagtacataaaactcaaaccccattttcttgtcatgttaaggcaatcaacatacttagtacataaaactcaaaccccattttcttgtcatgttaaggcaaccaacatacttgtacataaaactcaaaccctgttttcttgtcatgttaaggcaaccaacatacttagtacataaaactcaaaccctgttttcttgtcatgttaaggcaatcaacatacttagtacataaaactcaaaccctgttttcttgtcatgttaaggcaatcaacatacttagtacataaaactcaaaccctgttttcttgtcatgttaaggcaatcaacatacttagtacataaaactcaaaccctgttttcttgtcatgttaaggcaaccaacatacttagtacataaaactcaaaccctgttttcttgtcatgttaaggcaatcaacatacttagtacataaaactcaaaccctgttttcttgtcatgttaaggcaaccaacatacttgtacataaaactcaaaccctgttttcttgtcatgttaaggcaatcaacatacttagtacataaaactcaaaccctgttttcttgtcatgttaaggcaaccaacatacttagtacataaaactcaaaccctgttttcttgtcatgttaaggcaaccaacatacttagtacataaaactcaaaccctgttttcttgtcatgttaaggcaatcaacatacttagtacataaaactcaaaccctgttttcttgtcatgttaaggcaatcaacatacttagtacataaaactctaaccctgttttcttgtcatgttaaggcaaccaacatacttagtacataaaactcaaaccctgttttcttgtcatgttaaggcaaccaacatacttagtacataaaactcaaaccctgttttcttgtcatgttaaggcaatcaacatacttagtacataaaactcaaaccctgtttttttgtcatgttaaggcaatcaacatacttagtacataaaactctaaccccattttcttgtcatgttaaggcaaccaacatacttagtacataaaactcaaaccctgttttcttgtcatgttaaggcaaccaacatacttagtacataaaactcaaaccctgttttcttgtcatgttaaggcaatcaacatacttagtacataaaatcaaaccctgttttcttgtcatgttaaggcaaccaacatacttagtacataaaactctaaccctgttttcttgtcatgttaaggcaaccaacatacttagtacataaaactcaaaccctgttttcttgtcatgttaaggcaatcaacatacttagtacataaaactctaaccctgttttcttgtcatgttaaggcaaccaacatacttagtacataaaactcaaaccctgttttcttgtcatgttaaggcaaccaacatacttagtacataaaactcaaaccctgttttcttgtcatgttaaggcaatcaacatacttagtacataaaactcaaaccctgttttcttgtcatgttaaggcaatcaacatacttagtacataaaactcaaaccctgttttcttgtcatgttaaggcaatcaacatacttggtacataaaactctaaccccattttcttgtcatgttaaggcaatcaacatacttagtacataaaactcaaaccctgttttcttgtcatgttaaggcaaccaacatacttagtacataaaactccaaccccattttcttgtcatgttaaggcaaccaacatacttagtacataaaactctaaccccattttcttgtcatgttaaggcaatcaacatacttagtacataaaactcaaacccattttcttgtcatgttaaggcaatcaacatacttagtacataaaactcaaaccctgttttcttgtcatgttaaggcaatcaacatacttggtacataaaactctaaccccattttcttgtcatgttaaggcaatcaacatacttagtacataaaactcaaaccctgttttcttgtcatgttaaggcaatcaacatacttagtacataaaactcaaaccctgttttcttgtcatgttaaggcaaccaacatacttagtacataaaactccaaccccattttcttgtcatgttaaggcaaccaacatacttagtacataaaactctaaccccattttcttgtcatgttaaggcaatcaacatacttagtacataaaactcaaaccccattttcttgtcatgttaaggcaatcaacatacttagtacataaaactcaaaccctgttttcttgtcatgttaaggcaatcaacatacttagtacataaaactctaaccctgttttcttgtcatgttaaggcaaccaacatacttagtacataaaactcaaaccctgttttcttgtcatgttaaggcaatcaacatacttagtacataaaactctaaccctgttttcttgtcatgttaaggcaaccaacatacttagtacataaaactcaaaccctgttttcttgtcatgttaaggcaatcaacatacttagtacataaaactcaaaccctgttttcttgtcatgttaaggcaatcaacatacttggtacataaaactctaaccccattttcttgtcatgttaaggcaatcaacatacttagtacataaaactcaaaccctgttttcttgtcatgttaaggcaaccaacatacttagtacataaaactccaaccccattttcttgtcatgttaaggcaaccaacatacttagtacataaaactctaaccccattttcttgtcatgttaaggcaatcaacatacttagtacataaaactcaaaccctgttttcttgtcatgttaaggcaatcaacatacttagtacataaaactctaaccccattttcttgtcatgttaaggcaatcaacatacttagtacataaaactcaaaccctgttttcttgtcatgttaaggcaaccaacatacttagtacataaaactcaaaccccattttcttgtcatgttaaggcaatcaacatacttagtacataaaactccaaccccattttcttgtcatgttaaggcaatcaacatacttagtacataaaactctaaccccattttcttgtcatgttaaggcaaccaacatactttgtacataaaactcaaaccccattttcttgtcatgttaaggcaatcaacatacttagtacataaaactcaaaccccattttcttgtcatgttaaggcaatcaacatacttagtacataaaactctaaccccattttcttgtcatgttaaggcaaccaacatactttgtacataaaactcaaaccctgttttcttgtcatgttaaggcaatcaacatacttagtacataaaactctaaccctgttttcttgtcatgttaaggcaaccaacatacttagtacataaaactcaaaccctgttttcttgtcatgttaaggcaatcaacatacttagtacataaaactcaaaccctgttttcttgtcatgttaaggcaaccaacatacttagtacataaaactctaaccccattttcttgtcatgttaaggcaaccaacatactttgtacataaaactcaaaccctgttttcttgtcatgttaaggcaatcaacatacttagtacataaaactctaaccctgttttcttgtcatgttaaggcaaccaacatacttagtacataaaactctaaccccattttcttgtcatgttaaggcaaccaacatacttagtacataaaactcaaaccctgttttcttgtcatgtttaGGCTGCCGTCGTGACGAAGACGGTTATTACTGGATCACTGGGCGTATTGACGACATGTTCAATGTCTCTGGCCATCTCTTGAGTACAGCTCAGATTGAAGCATCTCTAATGGAGCACCCAAAGTGTGCGGAGGCTGCGGTGGTGGCCTACCCTCACAAGACTAAAGGAGAATGTTGCTACTGCTTCATCAGCCTGATTGAGGTCAGTTTAAAGAGATGTGGTTTCTCCGTTAGTAAGcggaatttctttttttcttttttgcccCGAAAAGAAGAAAATTACAGGTTGTTTTTATCcgtcccccaaaaaaaataaaaataaaaaataaaaataaaaaaaattcagaaacaccatgtgtatttAATTTGCTGTGTAGAAACAATATCCCTCgatgtgtatttaaaaaatattgattagtacatgtaactttttcttttttaattaggGAGCCGAGTTCACAGAGGAACTTGTTCACCAACTCAAAGATATGGGTAAGCTTCTTAAAgatgaaatattatttgcttttaacTAGCTCTCATTTATGGACTGTCCTCTcttttgcagagggcacttcATCAGATTTAATATAGTTGTGGTAATCAATGTAACAGACATGTAGTAATTATTTGTCAAActgtctctgttttttttttttttttacaaagctgGAATATAAATACCTGTTTACGTTGTGTTACTCTGTGACTAAGTGGTTTTgttttggtgggttttttttttcttcgataGTGCGTACAAAGATTGGCCCATTCGCTGCGCCGGACGTTCTTCAGAATGCTCCGGGCTTGCCAAAGACGCGCTCGGGGAAAATCATGCGCCGCGTTCTACGCAAGATAGCGCGTAACGACCACGACCTGGGAGACGTCAGCACCATGGCCGATTCAACGGTCG is a window of Asterias rubens chromosome 21, eAstRub1.3, whole genome shotgun sequence DNA encoding:
- the LOC117304403 gene encoding acetyl-coenzyme A synthetase, cytoplasmic-like, with protein sequence MASNGKGDSMETSAKLFYPNPDIQNGAHVRSMEQYREMHKQSIEQPDVFWGEIAEQFHFEKPPTEGKFLEYNFNVKNGPVFIKWMQGATTNVCYNVLDRHVKDGKGNKIAFYWQGNDPNDTAKITYGQLLKEVCKFSNVLKDMGAKKGDRVAIYMPMIFELVVAMLACARLGVIHSIVFGGFSADSLSGRMIDAQSTLLITADGVYRGTKLVDLKQIADDAIDLCKKQNFIVDTVVVVRHLSPDSPSRDAPADHGAAKRPCFSLKTNFVEGRDRWWHDVMTGVTDECDPVWLEVEEPLFMLYTSGSTGKPKGVVHTQAGYLLYAATTFKYSFDYHEGDIYWCTADIGWITGHTYVVYGPMANGATSVMYEGVPTYPDAGRCWEITDKYNVNLFYTAPTLIRSLMKFGEEPVKKYSRKSLRVLGTVGEPINPEAWLFYYNVIGDGRCAISDTFWQTETGGHTVTALPGCTPMKPGSASFPFFGIDPAVVDENGEELSGACEGYLVFKRPWPGVMRTVYGDHARYEGTYFKQFPGYYKTGDGCRRDEDGYYWITGRIDDMFNVSGHLLSTAQIEASLMEHPKCAEAAVVAYPHKTKGECCYCFISLIEGAEFTEELVHQLKDMVRTKIGPFAAPDVLQNAPGLPKTRSGKIMRRVLRKIARNDHDLGDVSTMADSTVVEVLFANRPDVEKWSGLHNQIVL